From the genome of Lentilactobacillus buchneri, one region includes:
- a CDS encoding YhgE/Pip domain-containing protein, whose amino-acid sequence MSKWFSNKFSWLGMLVASFIAVSFVFCILPAFKHMPTNTQNLPIVIVNQDNQQISDKVADGLKDNLPFKHISTSSSLSRTKHRIELRKASLAVVIPDGFNKDVRAGKRPTVNFVVNNANSMVQTNVNQGLISRIQSTVNAQLTQQSLVGMYAKQLAPKMMKTAMAAGMKTAMQKAMTASKGQAVNQKQIQKQVQAKVQLKIQKQVMARATKMAAPFNITAKSSTDTMGTKQVNMQHQMAPMFISMGQYLGLMIASIIITMTFMSVRFIAGKWKTFLGLQVTGVITAVVLALLTVGALRCLVSFDGGVFNALLWQNVLYDFAAFELTSGLALLFGGLPSLLIQLPLFVLQIMAGGGTLPRAAMTSFYKFLSQTTPMYQNIYSSYNIMANLGNTGAFQQTLWWVALGGLVIGSLAVWIGYRGKERRGLAAVIPTKF is encoded by the coding sequence ATGTCAAAATGGTTTTCAAATAAATTTAGTTGGCTGGGAATGTTAGTCGCCAGTTTTATTGCAGTTTCGTTTGTATTCTGCATTCTACCGGCTTTCAAGCACATGCCAACCAATACTCAAAACTTACCAATCGTCATTGTCAATCAAGATAACCAACAGATCTCGGATAAGGTTGCCGACGGTTTGAAGGACAACCTGCCCTTCAAGCATATTTCGACTTCGAGTAGCCTAAGCCGAACCAAACACCGAATCGAACTTCGTAAAGCTTCGCTGGCGGTTGTGATTCCCGATGGATTTAATAAGGACGTTCGTGCCGGCAAACGACCAACCGTTAATTTTGTCGTCAATAACGCTAATAGCATGGTCCAAACCAACGTTAATCAGGGACTGATCTCCCGGATCCAAAGTACAGTTAACGCCCAGTTGACCCAGCAGTCGCTTGTCGGCATGTATGCCAAACAACTTGCGCCTAAGATGATGAAAACTGCAATGGCAGCTGGAATGAAGACCGCCATGCAAAAAGCTATGACGGCCTCAAAAGGTCAAGCTGTTAATCAAAAACAGATCCAAAAACAGGTTCAAGCAAAAGTACAACTCAAGATCCAAAAGCAAGTCATGGCCCGGGCCACTAAGATGGCAGCACCATTTAACATTACGGCTAAATCATCGACCGATACCATGGGTACCAAGCAGGTCAATATGCAGCACCAGATGGCACCGATGTTTATCTCGATGGGCCAATATCTGGGCCTGATGATCGCTTCAATCATCATCACGATGACCTTCATGTCGGTTCGTTTCATCGCCGGCAAGTGGAAAACCTTCCTTGGCCTTCAAGTCACGGGCGTTATTACCGCGGTTGTTTTAGCATTATTGACCGTTGGTGCGCTGCGATGCCTCGTCAGCTTTGACGGTGGGGTTTTCAACGCTTTGCTTTGGCAAAATGTCTTGTACGATTTTGCAGCCTTCGAACTTACCAGCGGCTTGGCACTTCTATTTGGCGGCCTACCAAGTTTGCTGATTCAATTACCACTGTTCGTCCTTCAAATCATGGCTGGTGGCGGAACGCTCCCACGGGCGGCCATGACCAGTTTCTACAAGTTCTTAAGCCAAACGACGCCAATGTACCAAAACATCTACAGCAGTTATAACATCATGGCTAACCTCGGCAACACAGGTGCCTTCCAGCAGACCCTCTGGTGGGTTGCACTTGGTGGCCTGGTAATCGGGTCACTGGCAGTCTGGATTGGTTATCGCGGCAAAGAACGACGCGGTTTGGCAGCTGTTATTCCGACCAAGTTTTAA
- the dnaB gene encoding replicative DNA helicase, whose amino-acid sequence MSNEFVNELPPQNIDAEKAVLGSIFLSTDALVESMEFLEPDDFYKHAHQIIYQDMVTLNDRDEAIDVVTITNILTEQNNLDDVGGMEYIADLAGSVPTAANVAYYAKIVKDKAILRRLIQTATNIVTNSYNTDDDVTTVLDDAERDIMNVAENRTQSGFKPIKEVLNNAFNEIDRLSQEGDAVTGLSTGYPELDKITTGLHSDELIILAARPAVGKTAFALNLAQNVGTKTDKTVAIFSLEMSAESLVNRMLCAEGSIDANHLRTGQLTEDEWQNLVVAMGSLSRANIYMDDTAGIKMSEIRAKCRRLAKETGNLGLVVVDYLQLIEGSNAENRQQEVSGISRQLKKLAKELHVPVIALSQLSRGVEQRQDKRPVLSDIRESGSIEQDADIVAFLYRDDYYRDEDDDSDDSGSEGEDDENNVGEVEVIIEKNRSGPRGTVKLLFVKSYNKFSSISYAQQ is encoded by the coding sequence ATGAGCAATGAGTTTGTAAACGAATTACCACCACAAAATATCGACGCGGAAAAGGCCGTCCTCGGATCGATTTTCTTGAGTACCGATGCTTTGGTTGAGTCCATGGAGTTCTTAGAGCCTGATGACTTTTATAAGCATGCTCACCAAATTATCTATCAGGATATGGTCACTTTAAACGACCGCGATGAAGCAATTGATGTGGTGACAATCACCAACATTTTAACTGAACAAAATAACTTGGACGACGTTGGCGGCATGGAATACATCGCCGATCTGGCTGGTTCTGTCCCAACGGCTGCCAACGTGGCTTACTACGCAAAAATCGTCAAGGATAAGGCCATTTTGCGCCGGCTGATCCAAACTGCCACCAACATCGTTACTAACAGCTATAATACCGATGACGATGTCACCACGGTCTTGGATGACGCTGAACGAGATATTATGAATGTGGCTGAAAATCGGACTCAGTCTGGTTTTAAACCGATCAAAGAAGTCTTAAATAACGCCTTTAACGAAATTGACCGCTTGTCCCAAGAAGGGGATGCGGTTACCGGTCTTTCAACCGGTTATCCGGAACTCGACAAGATCACAACAGGTTTGCATAGCGATGAGCTGATCATTTTAGCTGCCCGACCGGCCGTTGGTAAAACGGCCTTTGCCTTGAATCTGGCCCAAAATGTCGGGACCAAAACGGATAAAACTGTCGCTATTTTCAGTTTGGAAATGAGTGCCGAATCGCTGGTTAACCGGATGCTGTGTGCCGAAGGTAGTATTGATGCCAACCATTTGCGGACCGGTCAACTAACTGAAGATGAGTGGCAGAATCTGGTAGTTGCCATGGGCAGTTTGTCTCGGGCCAACATTTATATGGACGATACGGCGGGGATCAAGATGTCTGAAATCCGCGCTAAATGTCGACGGCTGGCGAAGGAAACCGGTAACTTGGGCTTAGTGGTTGTCGATTATCTGCAGCTGATTGAAGGCAGTAACGCCGAAAACCGGCAACAGGAAGTTTCCGGCATTTCCCGTCAATTGAAGAAATTGGCCAAGGAACTCCATGTCCCCGTGATTGCGCTATCTCAGCTTTCTCGTGGAGTTGAGCAACGCCAGGATAAGCGGCCCGTCTTATCTGATATCCGTGAATCAGGTTCAATCGAGCAGGATGCCGATATCGTCGCCTTTCTTTACCGTGATGATTATTATCGTGATGAAGACGATGATAGTGATGATTCCGGCTCCGAGGGTGAAGACGACGAAAATAATGTCGGAGAAGTTGAGGTCATTATTGAGAAGAACCGATCTGGCCCTCGTGGAACGGTTAAATTACTGTTCGTGAAGTCGTATAATAAGTTTTCATCGATTTCCTATGCTCAGCAGTAA
- the rplI gene encoding 50S ribosomal protein L9 has product MKVIFLQDVRGKGKRGEVKEVPDGYAQNFLIKNGKAKAATKAAMSQLKGQQKAEEKREEEELEESKQLKAKLEDDKTVVELKAKAGTDGRLFGSIPSKQIATALEKQYGVKLDKRKIELPEPIKVAGYTNVPVKLHVDVTAKIRVHVSEK; this is encoded by the coding sequence ATGAAAGTTATTTTTCTGCAAGACGTCCGTGGTAAAGGTAAGCGCGGGGAAGTTAAAGAAGTTCCTGACGGCTATGCTCAAAACTTTCTGATTAAGAATGGGAAGGCAAAGGCAGCCACTAAAGCGGCAATGAGCCAGTTAAAGGGCCAACAAAAGGCCGAAGAAAAGCGTGAGGAAGAAGAGTTGGAGGAATCCAAGCAGTTAAAGGCCAAGCTTGAAGACGACAAGACAGTCGTTGAATTAAAGGCCAAAGCTGGAACGGACGGCCGCCTCTTTGGTTCAATCCCAAGCAAGCAAATTGCCACAGCACTGGAAAAACAGTATGGTGTCAAGCTTGATAAACGCAAGATTGAATTACCGGAACCAATTAAAGTTGCCGGCTACACCAACGTCCCGGTTAAGTTGCATGTTGATGTGACTGCTAAGATCCGGGTACATGTTTCTGAAAAATAG
- a CDS encoding DHH family phosphoesterase, translated as MKNWFTNNRGELPPFVHNRRLRRIMMFISLIVIYGIVISFLYNIVASLILIVISVVGLIFTIVMMNEISSDTNRYITDLSYRIHRGEQESLLEMPIGVMILNDDEQVEWANPYMVKYFKDENLLGRKIDDIDHDLQQLITKYAESDEFHTITWRDHKFTMLIQKEYNSVYLMDITRYANLEERYNEEQISVGQIFLDNYDEITQSMTDQEISNLSNYVTNELATWSQKYGMYLKQIDDDHFFLLAYSKSLTAIENDKFNILDTVRETTSKQNFPLTLSIGIAYGEDDLNNLADQAQSNLDLALGRGGDQVVVKSLDGTARFYGGKTNPMEKRTRVRARMISQALNELMSASDQVFVQGHTRPDMDSLGACLGIRRIAQMNNKKCWIVLDKEKVHSDIQRLLEATKKYPEIADSIITPSEAIAKATDSSMLIMVDHSKPSISISEDLYKRMSAKVVIIDHHRRGEEFPENPMLVYIEPYASSTCELITEMFEYQPHEEEPINRIEATAMLTGIFIDTQRFSMRTGTRTFDAASYLRSAGADSDEMQQFMKENIDSYLQRNHLISKVEFFHKNMALIVGEEDQVYDPVTAAQACDSLLTMSGVDASFIITKRSDGQIGVSARSTGAVNVQVIMEQMGGGGHLSSGATQVSDKSVADVKKMLLETIKNIDDNE; from the coding sequence ATGAAAAATTGGTTCACAAACAACCGTGGTGAACTGCCACCATTTGTTCATAACCGACGCCTCAGAAGGATCATGATGTTCATTTCATTAATCGTGATCTACGGCATCGTTATTTCATTTTTATATAATATCGTGGCTTCCCTCATTCTCATTGTGATCAGTGTTGTCGGCTTGATTTTTACCATCGTCATGATGAACGAAATCAGTTCCGATACCAACCGCTATATTACCGACCTATCATACCGAATTCATCGTGGGGAACAGGAGTCGCTGCTCGAAATGCCGATCGGCGTCATGATCTTAAATGACGACGAACAGGTGGAGTGGGCGAACCCCTATATGGTGAAGTATTTTAAGGATGAGAATTTGTTGGGTCGAAAGATCGACGACATCGATCATGACCTCCAGCAGTTAATCACCAAGTACGCTGAATCAGATGAATTCCACACGATCACTTGGCGGGACCATAAGTTTACCATGCTGATCCAAAAGGAATATAACTCGGTCTATTTGATGGATATTACCCGGTATGCCAACCTGGAGGAACGATACAACGAAGAGCAGATCTCCGTTGGTCAAATTTTCTTGGATAACTACGACGAAATTACCCAGTCAATGACTGACCAGGAAATCTCTAATTTAAGCAACTATGTGACCAACGAATTGGCAACCTGGTCCCAAAAATATGGGATGTATCTCAAGCAAATCGATGATGACCACTTCTTCCTGCTGGCCTACTCAAAGTCGTTGACGGCGATTGAGAATGACAAGTTCAATATCTTGGACACTGTCCGAGAGACGACTTCCAAGCAAAACTTCCCACTGACGTTGAGTATCGGGATTGCTTACGGCGAAGATGACCTGAATAATTTGGCCGACCAAGCTCAAAGCAACCTTGATTTAGCGTTAGGTCGTGGCGGTGACCAGGTCGTTGTTAAGTCATTGGATGGTACCGCGCGGTTCTATGGCGGCAAGACCAACCCAATGGAGAAGCGGACCCGGGTTCGGGCACGGATGATTTCTCAAGCTTTGAACGAATTGATGAGTGCCTCAGATCAGGTCTTTGTCCAAGGCCACACCAGACCGGACATGGACTCCTTGGGTGCTTGTCTGGGGATCAGACGAATTGCCCAAATGAATAATAAGAAATGCTGGATCGTCCTTGATAAGGAGAAGGTCCACTCAGATATTCAACGATTATTGGAAGCAACCAAGAAGTACCCAGAAATTGCCGATTCAATCATTACCCCTTCAGAGGCGATTGCCAAAGCAACTGACAGCAGCATGCTGATTATGGTTGATCATTCCAAGCCTTCAATCAGCATTTCAGAAGACTTATACAAGCGAATGTCAGCAAAAGTGGTCATTATTGACCACCATCGCCGGGGTGAAGAGTTCCCTGAAAACCCAATGCTGGTATACATCGAACCTTACGCATCATCCACTTGTGAGCTGATCACGGAAATGTTTGAATATCAGCCGCACGAAGAAGAACCAATCAACCGGATTGAAGCAACCGCAATGCTAACCGGGATCTTTATTGATACTCAGCGCTTCTCAATGCGAACCGGTACCAGAACCTTTGATGCTGCCAGTTACTTGCGTTCTGCGGGAGCCGATTCTGATGAAATGCAGCAATTTATGAAGGAAAATATTGATAGTTACCTGCAACGCAACCATCTAATTTCCAAAGTTGAATTCTTCCACAAGAATATGGCTTTGATTGTTGGCGAAGAAGACCAGGTTTATGATCCGGTCACGGCGGCACAAGCCTGTGACTCGTTACTGACAATGTCTGGGGTTGACGCATCATTCATCATCACTAAGCGCTCCGACGGCCAAATTGGCGTTTCTGCTCGAAGTACCGGTGCCGTTAACGTTCAAGTCATTATGGAGCAAATGGGCGGCGGTGGCCACTTATCCAGTGGTGCCACCCAGGTTTCCGACAAGTCGGTTGCCGATGTGAAAAAAATGTTGCTTGAAACGATCAAGAATATCGATGATAATGAATAA
- a CDS encoding amino acid permease: protein MKSKIQENQDGTMRALSNRHVQMIAIGGTIGTGLFLGSGSTISKTGPSVMLIYLVLGLFFFFMMRGIGEMFYSDPSQHTFVSFISRYLGPTVGHFTGWTYWIGLVFVCMGEISATATYVKFWFPQVPAWIIEVIFLGVLAGINLIAARLFGEAEFWFAMIKIVAILALIFTGIFMMFSHSVTPLGHATIGNIFHNFQLFPHGGVSFIAAFPMVFFAFMGIEFVSITIGEAKNPQTVIKKAVNETLIRILIFYIGALTVIMGIIPWSSITPDSSPFVQVLKLAGLPAAAAVINFVVLTSAASSLNSCIFSAGRHFYQLATEVPEDSWMRKTFAKISNNGVPARAIIFSAALVLITPLISLTNSLASVFTIVTGISSDMYIIVYTLAMLAHRKYRQSADFLPNGFLMPAYKIMSPLTIAFFVVIFGSLFFVPEDIIGAVGAIVWTVVFGAATYIHQRRLVPDTDQ, encoded by the coding sequence ATGAAGTCAAAAATTCAAGAGAACCAAGATGGAACCATGCGTGCGTTAAGTAATCGTCACGTTCAGATGATCGCGATTGGTGGAACGATTGGTACCGGGTTGTTCCTGGGCTCTGGGAGCACCATCAGTAAGACGGGTCCCTCAGTCATGCTGATCTATTTGGTACTTGGCCTGTTTTTCTTTTTCATGATGCGTGGAATTGGTGAAATGTTCTATTCCGATCCGTCGCAACATACATTCGTTTCATTTATTTCCCGTTATCTGGGTCCAACAGTTGGTCATTTTACCGGCTGGACATACTGGATTGGGTTGGTATTCGTTTGTATGGGTGAAATTAGTGCCACAGCAACGTATGTTAAATTCTGGTTCCCCCAGGTTCCGGCTTGGATTATTGAAGTTATTTTCTTGGGAGTTTTAGCTGGAATTAATTTAATTGCTGCACGGTTGTTTGGAGAAGCTGAATTCTGGTTTGCAATGATCAAAATCGTTGCCATTCTGGCATTAATCTTTACTGGAATCTTTATGATGTTCAGCCATTCGGTGACGCCACTTGGCCATGCCACAATTGGCAATATTTTCCACAATTTTCAACTGTTCCCCCATGGCGGTGTGAGTTTTATCGCTGCGTTCCCAATGGTCTTCTTCGCATTCATGGGAATTGAATTCGTTAGTATCACAATTGGTGAAGCCAAAAATCCGCAAACGGTTATCAAAAAGGCCGTTAATGAAACTTTGATTCGGATCTTAATCTTCTATATTGGGGCCTTGACTGTGATTATGGGGATCATCCCATGGTCATCCATTACCCCTGACAGCAGTCCCTTTGTTCAAGTATTGAAACTCGCCGGATTACCAGCAGCGGCCGCCGTGATTAACTTTGTTGTTTTAACTTCCGCCGCATCATCCTTAAACAGTTGTATCTTCTCAGCCGGCCGACATTTCTATCAGTTGGCAACAGAAGTTCCGGAAGACAGCTGGATGCGAAAAACGTTTGCTAAAATTTCCAACAATGGTGTTCCTGCCCGGGCAATTATCTTCTCGGCAGCACTGGTCTTGATTACGCCACTGATCAGTTTGACTAACAGTTTGGCATCCGTATTTACCATCGTAACTGGAATTTCCAGTGATATGTACATCATTGTGTACACCTTGGCAATGCTGGCTCACAGAAAGTACCGTCAATCAGCTGACTTCCTGCCAAATGGCTTCTTGATGCCGGCATACAAGATCATGAGTCCGCTGACAATCGCATTTTTTGTGGTTATCTTTGGTTCACTGTTCTTTGTTCCAGAAGACATTATTGGTGCTGTTGGTGCAATTGTCTGGACGGTTGTTTTCGGTGCCGCAACTTATATCCATCAAAGACGATTGGTTCCAGACACCGACCAGTAA
- the nhaC gene encoding Na+/H+ antiporter NhaC: protein MRNSRVSLREAILVLVVALAIMGTGVIGLGLSPQVPVLLAITVTIFWAKVTGFSWDEINAGIKDGIDKGIIPIVIFILIGAMISTWIAAGTIPTLMVIGFKAISAQWFLPTVFLVCSLVGAAVGSCFTVVSTVGIAFFGIGVTMNFNPALVAGAIISGGVFGDKCSPLSETNNLAAAVVDTDLFDHMKTILWSTIPAATISTIAFALLGMGHNHADMNKINTTVAALNNDFHISIVALIPIILVFVCAGFKMAAIPTMLLNIFVSAGMMFVNNPGLNVTKASTIITNGFIAKTSNSEVNLLLSRGGIVSMMPTVALIVLTLSLGGLLVHFGLISAIMSPLATRLNNPAKLVTAALGACIGVNIFVGEQFLSIILPGRAFKKTFNNGGLASRALGRVLEDGGTVLNYLVPWGVGGVFIANTLSVPTIQYLPFVFFSLLCPVFSLLSGFTGVGLKKLGPDQQVDNAKPVTNEN from the coding sequence ATGAGAAATAGTAGAGTGAGTTTGCGTGAAGCGATTTTAGTATTAGTTGTTGCATTAGCCATTATGGGAACCGGGGTAATCGGTTTGGGATTGTCTCCACAAGTTCCAGTATTATTAGCAATTACCGTCACAATCTTTTGGGCAAAAGTGACTGGGTTTAGTTGGGATGAGATCAATGCCGGGATTAAGGATGGGATTGATAAAGGCATCATCCCCATTGTCATCTTTATCTTAATCGGTGCGATGATCAGTACCTGGATCGCCGCTGGAACAATTCCAACGTTGATGGTCATCGGCTTCAAAGCCATCAGTGCCCAATGGTTCTTACCAACCGTCTTTCTGGTCTGTTCACTGGTTGGTGCCGCCGTTGGTAGTTGTTTCACGGTTGTCTCAACTGTCGGGATTGCTTTCTTCGGCATCGGTGTCACCATGAACTTCAATCCGGCCCTGGTCGCTGGTGCGATTATTTCCGGCGGGGTCTTCGGTGATAAATGTTCACCACTTTCCGAAACCAACAACTTGGCAGCAGCCGTGGTCGACACCGACTTATTTGATCACATGAAAACCATCCTTTGGTCGACGATTCCAGCTGCCACGATTTCCACCATTGCCTTTGCTCTTCTTGGAATGGGTCACAACCATGCCGATATGAACAAGATCAATACAACGGTTGCCGCATTGAACAACGATTTTCACATTTCAATTGTCGCCTTGATTCCGATCATCTTGGTGTTTGTCTGCGCCGGCTTTAAAATGGCAGCTATTCCAACCATGCTACTGAACATCTTTGTTTCAGCGGGGATGATGTTTGTCAACAACCCTGGATTAAACGTCACCAAAGCCAGCACGATCATCACCAATGGCTTTATCGCAAAGACTTCTAACAGTGAGGTCAACTTATTACTTTCACGGGGCGGCATCGTCAGCATGATGCCGACAGTTGCCCTAATTGTTCTGACATTATCGCTTGGTGGTCTATTAGTCCATTTTGGCCTTATCAGCGCGATTATGTCACCACTGGCTACCAGATTGAATAATCCGGCCAAACTAGTTACAGCGGCACTGGGAGCCTGCATTGGGGTGAATATCTTCGTTGGTGAACAATTTCTTTCGATTATCTTACCTGGACGAGCCTTCAAAAAGACGTTCAATAACGGTGGCCTGGCCAGCCGAGCCCTTGGGCGGGTTCTTGAAGATGGCGGTACCGTTTTAAACTACTTGGTTCCATGGGGCGTTGGCGGCGTCTTCATTGCCAACACATTGAGTGTCCCAACTATCCAATACCTGCCATTTGTATTCTTCAGTCTGCTTTGCCCAGTCTTCTCACTATTGAGTGGATTCACCGGGGTCGGTTTAAAGAAATTAGGACCTGATCAACAAGTTGACAACGCCAAGCCCGTTACTAACGAAAACTAA
- the rpsR gene encoding 30S ribosomal protein S18, producing MAYQRRGGGRRRRKVDFIAANHIEYIDYKDIDLLKRFVSERGKILPRRVTGTSAKNQRALTIAIKRARIMGLMPFVAAD from the coding sequence ATGGCATATCAAAGACGTGGCGGCGGTCGTCGTCGTCGTAAAGTTGATTTTATTGCTGCAAATCACATTGAATACATCGACTACAAAGATATCGATTTATTGAAGCGATTTGTTTCAGAACGTGGAAAGATTCTTCCACGTCGTGTTACTGGAACCAGCGCAAAGAACCAACGTGCTTTAACAATTGCTATTAAACGTGCACGTATCATGGGCTTGATGCCTTTCGTTGCGGCCGACTAA
- the ssb gene encoding single-stranded DNA-binding protein, with product MLNRAVLTGRLTRDVDLRYTQSGTAVGSFSLAVDRQFTNQQGEREADFINCVIWRKSAENFANFVHKGSLVGIDGRIQTRNYENAQGQRVYVTEVVVENFALLEPRSARNNSNGQQNGNAPQQNNGNANPFDNHSNAGTGNSGNSNNNGGNNPTNNGGNNGNNGNNNPNDPFANSGDSIDISDDDLPF from the coding sequence ATGCTTAATCGTGCAGTTCTTACGGGTCGCCTAACCCGCGATGTTGATTTACGATACACTCAAAGCGGAACCGCTGTCGGTTCGTTCTCACTTGCCGTTGATCGGCAATTTACCAATCAACAGGGGGAACGAGAGGCTGATTTCATTAACTGCGTAATCTGGCGTAAATCCGCTGAAAACTTTGCCAACTTCGTTCATAAGGGGTCGCTTGTTGGAATTGATGGCCGTATTCAGACCAGAAATTACGAAAACGCACAGGGACAACGTGTTTATGTGACCGAAGTTGTAGTAGAGAATTTTGCGCTGCTTGAGCCCCGTTCTGCAAGGAACAACTCAAATGGTCAGCAAAATGGCAATGCTCCTCAACAAAATAACGGTAATGCCAATCCATTTGATAATCATTCAAATGCCGGTACCGGAAATAGTGGCAATTCCAACAATAACGGCGGGAATAATCCGACTAACAATGGTGGAAATAACGGTAATAACGGGAACAATAATCCCAATGATCCGTTCGCTAACTCTGGGGACTCGATTGACATTTCCGATGATGATTTACCATTCTAA
- the rpsF gene encoding 30S ribosomal protein S6, with the protein MEEKKYEITYIIRPDIEESAKSALIERFDKILTDNGAKVLSSKDWSKRRFAYEIGGFNEGTYHVVTLTTDSDASLNEFDRLSKINGDILRHMIVVRDD; encoded by the coding sequence ATGGAAGAAAAGAAATACGAAATTACTTACATCATCCGTCCTGATATTGAAGAATCTGCAAAATCTGCATTGATCGAACGATTCGACAAGATCTTGACTGACAATGGTGCTAAGGTACTAAGTTCAAAAGACTGGTCAAAGCGTCGTTTTGCTTACGAAATCGGTGGCTTCAACGAAGGAACCTATCACGTTGTAACTTTAACAACTGATTCAGACGCATCACTTAACGAATTTGATCGTCTTTCAAAAATCAATGGCGATATCTTACGTCATATGATCGTTGTTCGTGACGACTAA
- a CDS encoding lactate oxidase, with protein MTVVNGYKQNDNEEKINILNLEESEERAKQIIPTGGFGYIVGGSENNWTLKANRKAFTHKQIVPRALSNIENPSLDTNVFGIPLKTPIMMAPTAAQGLAHSQGEKDTAKGVAAVGGLMAQSTYSSVSISDTAAAGNGAPQFFQLYMSKDWDFNYSLLDEAKKAGVKGIILTVDATVDGYREDDIKNNFQFPIPMANLTKFSEGDGKGKGIAEIYAAAAQKIGPDDVKKIADYTDLPVIVKGIESPEDALYAIGAGAAGVYVSNHGGRQLNGGPASFDVLEDVAKAVNGRVPIIFDSGVRRGSDAFKALASGADLVAMGRPVIYGLALGGAEGVQAVFEHLGDELKTTMQLAGTKTIADVKKTHLLSINY; from the coding sequence ATGACTGTTGTTAATGGTTACAAACAAAACGATAACGAAGAAAAAATTAATATTTTAAACTTGGAAGAGTCGGAAGAACGAGCTAAGCAAATCATTCCAACTGGCGGTTTTGGATACATCGTCGGTGGTTCAGAAAACAACTGGACTTTAAAAGCCAACCGTAAAGCATTTACCCACAAGCAAATCGTTCCGCGTGCGTTGAGTAATATTGAAAATCCATCACTCGACACTAACGTCTTTGGAATTCCGCTAAAAACGCCAATTATGATGGCACCAACTGCCGCTCAGGGATTGGCCCACTCACAAGGTGAAAAGGATACTGCAAAAGGTGTCGCTGCCGTTGGTGGTTTGATGGCCCAAAGTACTTACTCGTCAGTGTCCATCTCAGATACTGCTGCAGCTGGGAACGGTGCACCCCAATTCTTCCAACTTTATATGAGTAAAGATTGGGACTTCAACTACTCGTTGCTTGACGAAGCTAAAAAGGCTGGCGTCAAAGGCATTATCTTGACTGTTGATGCCACCGTTGATGGTTATCGTGAAGACGACATCAAGAATAACTTCCAATTCCCAATTCCAATGGCAAACTTGACTAAATTTAGTGAAGGCGACGGTAAAGGCAAGGGAATTGCTGAAATTTATGCTGCGGCTGCTCAAAAGATTGGGCCCGACGACGTTAAGAAGATCGCTGACTACACTGATTTGCCAGTGATTGTTAAAGGAATTGAATCACCAGAAGATGCCCTTTACGCAATCGGTGCCGGGGCTGCCGGTGTTTACGTATCCAACCATGGTGGCCGTCAATTAAACGGTGGACCAGCATCATTCGATGTTTTGGAAGATGTTGCCAAAGCTGTTAATGGCCGTGTTCCGATCATCTTTGATTCCGGTGTTCGCCGTGGATCTGATGCATTCAAGGCACTTGCTTCAGGTGCAGACTTGGTAGCCATGGGTCGACCGGTTATCTATGGTTTGGCTTTAGGTGGCGCTGAAGGTGTTCAAGCAGTCTTTGAACATCTCGGTGATGAATTGAAGACAACGATGCAATTGGCCGGAACCAAGACCATTGCCGATGTTAAGAAGACCCATCTTCTAAGTATCAACTATTAA